One Synechococcus sp. PCC 7335 DNA window includes the following coding sequences:
- a CDS encoding glycoside hydrolase family 19 protein, producing MLNILLSLILAIVLFFTHQPSAIAQDASTSGEQTAYAILNTAINDMPPMPEDGYVPDYGDIEGVDYNMSREWSAGDPPADVLKVGDIESGLGAEELTLGQIEEITGADFDDITIGNLEFLEGVSMDEFLQDVPFLEHWDVNDIPALEKYSQYGEIFSGDQTLGDVIAANPEIGAMEVRDVIGDVSISEIPNLEESQLGEFEGVGDKTISDVPGLGDVPLGSFPIPVAMPSLNFFPMQDIAFGKEEFSGLSGTPQSVSGGTNGTQVWMPIACVGGCPHIELTDSGWEGAQWLTKEHRVRDGFGVLGAMYDEAGAYRIPFGPAFALQVTSTDEKTGIAEWGLAFRVCKRGIIDLGCTAYFMEVPLGIETKEGDDIITGVRDGLGGATIPLDAPPSWEEKRPNSPRKLREVEEAYDRAFSSGAQVKMDEDCLEGLVSVATSHHQTEAAYIIPKVVESSNKHGLSKPQLAYVLATVKAEVGGVGWRTNIEETGKPCSYGGGCGWHGRGLVQLTHIDNYRRLGKVIGQDLVGNPDLALEPEYAVEILVAGMKDDLFTQSGRSLDYFINGQEKDYYHARQLVNRLDKAATIAGYAEKFEEKLNQCSTLETERKSAGGGELPNRIAQAAEESYGMDSSSGPDAGRNACVWAVNRVLDRAGIEPIGGGMPGNPKPGNQVWVPGVEYDLQNGRGTQVSRGDAKAGDIVIEGDQWHIGICQDDGCSRVISNSSSRASFKWESDTDFDGYYGNGPSRIYRLEN from the coding sequence GTGCTTAATATACTTCTCTCGCTCATTCTTGCGATTGTCCTTTTCTTTACTCACCAGCCAAGTGCGATCGCTCAAGATGCGTCCACGTCAGGTGAGCAGACGGCCTACGCTATCTTGAATACGGCCATTAACGACATGCCACCAATGCCTGAAGATGGATATGTGCCTGATTATGGTGATATCGAAGGTGTTGATTACAACATGAGCAGAGAATGGAGTGCTGGTGATCCACCTGCTGATGTTCTTAAAGTTGGAGATATTGAAAGTGGTTTAGGTGCAGAAGAACTAACCCTTGGCCAGATTGAAGAAATCACAGGAGCTGACTTCGATGACATTACTATTGGTAATTTGGAATTCCTCGAAGGCGTGTCGATGGATGAATTTCTTCAAGATGTGCCTTTCTTAGAACATTGGGATGTGAATGACATTCCTGCACTAGAAAAGTATTCGCAATATGGTGAGATCTTTTCAGGCGATCAGACACTCGGTGATGTCATTGCTGCGAACCCTGAAATTGGCGCGATGGAAGTACGTGATGTCATAGGAGATGTTTCTATTAGTGAAATTCCTAACCTTGAGGAAAGTCAATTAGGTGAATTTGAGGGCGTAGGCGATAAAACTATATCGGATGTGCCAGGTTTAGGCGATGTGCCATTAGGGTCCTTTCCTATCCCTGTAGCGATGCCATCACTAAACTTCTTTCCGATGCAAGATATTGCTTTTGGGAAGGAAGAATTTTCAGGTCTTAGTGGAACACCCCAATCAGTTAGTGGAGGAACCAACGGTACGCAAGTTTGGATGCCAATAGCCTGTGTCGGCGGGTGTCCACATATCGAACTAACTGATTCAGGTTGGGAAGGCGCACAATGGCTAACGAAGGAACATCGAGTACGAGATGGTTTTGGTGTGCTAGGTGCTATGTATGATGAAGCCGGTGCCTACCGTATCCCTTTTGGGCCAGCCTTTGCACTTCAAGTTACTAGTACGGACGAAAAGACAGGTATCGCTGAGTGGGGACTTGCTTTTCGAGTGTGTAAGCGTGGCATCATTGACCTTGGCTGTACTGCTTACTTTATGGAAGTACCATTGGGGATTGAGACAAAGGAAGGAGACGATATCATCACAGGCGTCAGGGACGGCTTGGGCGGTGCGACGATTCCTTTAGATGCACCTCCTAGCTGGGAAGAAAAACGTCCGAACTCACCAAGAAAGCTTCGAGAAGTAGAAGAAGCTTATGATCGCGCTTTTTCTTCCGGGGCGCAGGTAAAAATGGACGAGGACTGCCTAGAAGGATTGGTATCGGTTGCTACATCACACCACCAAACTGAGGCTGCTTATATAATCCCCAAAGTCGTAGAATCATCAAACAAACATGGGTTAAGTAAACCTCAACTGGCCTATGTATTAGCTACTGTGAAAGCCGAAGTCGGTGGGGTTGGCTGGCGCACTAATATTGAAGAGACAGGTAAGCCCTGTAGCTATGGTGGTGGATGCGGTTGGCATGGAAGAGGATTAGTTCAACTAACCCACATAGATAACTACAGGCGATTGGGTAAAGTCATTGGTCAAGACCTAGTAGGAAATCCAGACCTAGCACTGGAGCCTGAATATGCTGTTGAGATTCTGGTTGCTGGGATGAAAGACGATCTATTCACGCAATCGGGTCGTAGTCTCGATTACTTCATCAATGGCCAAGAGAAGGACTATTATCATGCAAGACAGTTGGTAAACCGTCTTGATAAAGCCGCTACTATTGCTGGTTACGCAGAAAAATTTGAGGAAAAGCTGAATCAATGTAGCACGTTGGAAACAGAGCGCAAATCAGCAGGTGGCGGTGAATTGCCTAATCGTATTGCCCAAGCTGCTGAAGAGTCATATGGAATGGATTCGAGTAGTGGGCCAGATGCCGGTAGGAATGCCTGTGTATGGGCGGTAAATAGAGTCTTAGATAGGGCGGGCATAGAACCTATCGGTGGTGGAATGCCAGGTAATCCTAAACCTGGTAACCAAGTGTGGGTTCCAGGTGTTGAGTATGACTTACAAAATGGCCGGGGAACACAGGTATCAAGAGGAGATGCTAAAGCAGGCGATATCGTAATTGAGGGAGATCAATGGCATATTGGGATTTGCCAAGATGACGGTTGCTCACGTGTAATATCTAATTCCTCCAGTAGAGCTAGCTTTAAATGGGAATCCGACACCGACTTCGACGGATATTATGGAAATGGGCCAAGCCGAATATACCGACTGGAAAATTAA
- a CDS encoding TrbI/VirB10 family protein, which translates to MTTDNHFIQDETELGLVERTNFQSFESSFSDDESINNDDYISQEEDLEDDSIPLSRNPYFRLGIGGALFMGVVTFVLFLGGGQETQVVEETNEAETSELTLGEEGSEAFSQSQADEIDALNAEVALLEQEQRLAEVDRSNEIEIAPTEGSKETEDDATSPVAPTRPVSAIRTTAPPVPRPAPRPVAPPRPTPRPAPRPAPRISAPARSTPSVAAAPPSVSATEPVDPQAAWFSASNAGVFGHMPALEAIEEVAVTPAESIQQPQYQLQNAASFETDEVVDSYHAEMSRIPTSTRTSNIPGLIHPGTSIIPMGQKASATVTTPISWLGEGNQYMIALDEDVLDASGAVAIPTGSSVVVQPVSIDEGSGYAELAAVGLMVDGAVFPVDYQNVSIHGEGGNPLIAKRFGDIGGDIAANDFEMFAIGALGGIGEILTRPDSQVITNGAFGSSSSTEFGDRNLLGAVLDGGSQQLVGRMGDRNQFRLDELRSRDDIFYLAEGTPVQFYVNTSFSL; encoded by the coding sequence ATGACTACGGATAACCATTTTATTCAAGACGAGACTGAACTAGGATTAGTCGAGCGTACCAATTTTCAATCTTTTGAATCTTCTTTTTCGGATGATGAGTCTATCAATAATGATGACTATATCTCGCAGGAAGAAGATCTTGAAGATGATAGCATTCCACTTTCAAGAAATCCATACTTCAGACTTGGTATCGGCGGGGCTCTCTTTATGGGAGTCGTTACGTTTGTCCTTTTCCTAGGTGGTGGTCAAGAAACTCAGGTTGTTGAAGAGACTAACGAAGCAGAGACTTCTGAACTTACGTTAGGAGAAGAGGGTAGTGAAGCATTTAGCCAGAGTCAAGCTGATGAAATTGATGCGTTGAATGCTGAGGTTGCTTTACTTGAACAGGAACAGCGGTTGGCTGAAGTAGATAGAAGCAACGAAATAGAGATAGCACCTACCGAGGGATCAAAGGAAACAGAAGATGATGCTACTAGCCCGGTTGCACCAACCAGGCCGGTTTCTGCGATTAGGACAACAGCTCCTCCAGTACCAAGACCAGCACCTCGACCAGTAGCACCCCCTAGACCAACGCCAAGACCAGCACCTCGACCGGCACCCCGTATCTCTGCCCCGGCTCGTTCTACGCCGAGCGTTGCCGCAGCGCCTCCGTCCGTATCAGCTACTGAGCCAGTTGATCCACAGGCTGCATGGTTTTCTGCCTCTAATGCAGGCGTCTTTGGTCATATGCCTGCATTAGAGGCTATTGAAGAAGTTGCTGTTACCCCTGCTGAATCAATTCAACAGCCTCAGTATCAGTTGCAAAATGCCGCCAGTTTTGAGACCGATGAGGTTGTAGATTCTTACCATGCAGAGATGTCTCGTATTCCGACGAGTACGAGGACCAGTAATATTCCAGGTCTGATCCATCCAGGCACCTCAATTATACCGATGGGTCAGAAAGCCAGTGCAACGGTAACTACTCCAATCAGTTGGCTAGGTGAAGGTAATCAATACATGATTGCTCTAGATGAGGATGTCCTAGATGCGAGTGGGGCAGTCGCTATTCCAACGGGTTCTTCTGTTGTTGTACAGCCAGTTAGCATTGACGAAGGCTCTGGCTACGCTGAGCTAGCTGCTGTAGGTCTAATGGTGGATGGAGCTGTATTTCCCGTTGACTATCAGAATGTTTCTATTCATGGTGAAGGCGGCAATCCGCTGATTGCAAAACGGTTTGGAGATATAGGTGGTGATATCGCAGCCAATGATTTTGAAATGTTCGCAATTGGTGCTCTTGGCGGTATCGGAGAAATCCTTACTCGCCCTGATAGTCAGGTAATTACCAATGGGGCTTTTGGCAGTAGCTCATCTACTGAATTTGGTGATCGCAACCTTTTAGGCGCTGTACTTGATGGCGGCAGTCAGCAACTGGTCGGACGTATGGGAGATCGCAATCAGTTCAGACTAGATGAGTTGAGATCTCGCGATGACATCTTCTATTTGGCAGAAGGGACGCCTGTGCAGTTTTACGTGAATACTAGCTTCTCACTTTAG
- a CDS encoding ATP-binding protein has translation MKKQLKAGSIKLPGGKKLKDRIEDHIQLEDYVRFLPLKGDVGAALQSNGQDYQFKFGFMVESFSPNESEEQFDTAVEYLQNALKSIPDNESMTFIQSVVPDNKPRLQYFGDLYRKAPSPLFAEMVKSAASPGEYFINMGLEDRVNLARSKYKRKTLTIYVTATSTQSAFTKDKSEAFIKKGIETVAGVWEKITGEAVREQSEQIIELFTNAQAIYEDWVNVLDQMQLPVTPMSVEALVNEQWREFNDTPVRPIPQIMEWDGERLHYQMEDDIHLTSWLFERQSNVPRAKRDYVYQTKLDGKQRVTGIVTLRNKPSGWKSPKHALKYLYDKTRGLHDYKIVFTLTKASRMIAEKNVEMLQRQAQDAISLANKRGLPSTRSKSLQAEAEAAAEALYSGNIPMRMSLCFLVSARSKKELNILCRRLVSKFPSPATLEIEQDYTPLTWLQCFPQLSYKRPLFSPYDRTRSFNVSSIPAFLPIVKATSPDTKGLEFVTEDEGTPFYLDIINVQRHILFLAKTRAGKSVLFSFILLIAMCSQVPMVVVDYPKEDGNSTFGPIAKLAGEHGAYLNIAEEANNFLELPDLSAFSGEALENRMIATKDYVLDLLMIIMFGPNASDGDQEKRTARDILSNLMNRFYRMPDINRRFQAAIGAKIGSPEWRDVPTLHDFTKLCTESTLKEFTETVAPEHIKLINEIRLRYSAFVETTVGRSLSQPTSIPRDANLLVFAFKGISSNDDAAVLMASAAAAAMRRTLSAPVSILFMDEASILSKFDSLMEQIAKIAANGFKSGIRLMMALQTPASIAKSRFGDEILANIGTKVIGRIEPGDAKHYTRILDIPSEYIRQNASKKFFPKIAELYSRWMIIDNDDITFVRSYAPPLLLAAVANNPEEEVAKEAFLAAYPDNPTRALQEFAKEFILAAQENRAIAVPDVDTTAKPTVHLDKVEENYALAS, from the coding sequence ATGAAAAAGCAATTAAAGGCCGGGAGCATAAAGCTGCCCGGCGGAAAAAAGCTAAAAGATCGCATTGAAGATCACATTCAATTAGAGGACTATGTGCGCTTTCTTCCTTTGAAGGGAGATGTGGGTGCGGCCTTGCAATCAAATGGACAGGACTATCAATTTAAGTTTGGGTTTATGGTGGAGAGTTTTTCTCCAAACGAAAGTGAAGAACAGTTTGATACCGCCGTTGAATACTTGCAGAATGCCTTGAAGTCGATTCCTGATAACGAATCTATGACTTTCATACAGTCTGTGGTTCCCGATAATAAGCCTAGGTTGCAATACTTCGGAGATTTATATAGGAAGGCACCTTCACCCCTTTTTGCTGAGATGGTAAAGAGTGCAGCAAGCCCTGGCGAATACTTTATTAATATGGGCCTTGAAGATCGAGTTAACTTAGCTCGTTCTAAGTACAAGCGCAAAACGCTGACTATCTATGTGACCGCAACGTCTACCCAATCAGCCTTCACTAAGGACAAAAGCGAAGCATTTATAAAAAAAGGGATAGAAACTGTTGCAGGTGTTTGGGAGAAGATCACCGGGGAAGCGGTACGGGAACAGTCAGAGCAGATTATCGAACTGTTCACGAATGCGCAGGCAATTTACGAGGACTGGGTTAATGTTCTAGACCAAATGCAGTTGCCAGTAACGCCAATGAGCGTGGAGGCACTTGTGAATGAGCAGTGGCGAGAATTTAATGACACGCCTGTTCGTCCTATTCCCCAAATTATGGAGTGGGATGGAGAGCGCCTCCATTATCAAATGGAAGATGACATCCATCTTACTTCTTGGCTATTTGAGCGTCAATCTAACGTGCCAAGAGCAAAGAGAGATTACGTTTATCAAACTAAGTTGGATGGGAAACAGCGCGTTACGGGTATTGTTACTTTGAGAAACAAGCCTAGCGGCTGGAAAAGCCCCAAGCATGCGTTGAAGTATCTCTACGACAAGACCAGGGGGCTGCATGACTATAAAATTGTGTTTACGCTGACTAAAGCCTCTCGCATGATTGCGGAAAAGAATGTCGAGATGCTTCAACGGCAAGCTCAAGATGCGATCAGTCTAGCTAACAAAAGAGGACTTCCTTCTACAAGATCAAAAAGCCTACAAGCTGAAGCTGAAGCAGCCGCAGAAGCTCTCTATAGTGGTAACATTCCAATGCGAATGAGCTTATGTTTTCTAGTCTCAGCGCGTAGTAAGAAAGAGCTTAATATACTTTGCAGGCGTTTAGTCAGTAAGTTCCCGTCGCCGGCAACCTTAGAAATCGAACAAGACTATACCCCATTAACCTGGCTCCAGTGTTTCCCACAGCTTAGCTACAAACGACCACTATTTAGCCCATATGATCGAACTAGGTCATTTAATGTCAGCTCCATTCCTGCTTTTCTACCCATTGTTAAGGCAACTAGTCCAGATACCAAAGGGTTAGAGTTTGTTACCGAAGATGAGGGAACACCTTTCTATCTAGACATCATTAACGTTCAGCGACACATTCTGTTTCTAGCCAAAACTCGGGCCGGTAAGTCAGTTTTGTTCTCTTTTATCTTACTTATTGCGATGTGTTCGCAAGTACCTATGGTAGTCGTTGACTACCCAAAAGAAGACGGGAACAGTACTTTCGGTCCCATTGCAAAGCTAGCGGGTGAGCACGGTGCTTACCTTAATATCGCTGAGGAAGCCAATAATTTTCTGGAGCTACCGGATCTAAGCGCCTTTAGTGGAGAAGCTTTAGAAAACCGTATGATTGCGACAAAGGACTATGTACTAGACCTATTGATGATAATCATGTTTGGGCCAAATGCCTCTGACGGAGACCAAGAAAAGAGAACTGCTAGGGATATCTTAAGTAACCTGATGAATCGGTTTTATAGAATGCCCGATATCAACCGTCGTTTTCAGGCTGCGATTGGAGCAAAGATAGGCAGTCCTGAATGGCGCGATGTGCCAACACTGCATGACTTCACCAAACTCTGTACGGAGTCTACGTTAAAAGAGTTTACTGAAACAGTTGCACCTGAACACATTAAGCTCATCAATGAGATCAGACTGCGCTACAGCGCCTTTGTCGAGACTACTGTAGGGAGATCGCTTAGCCAGCCAACATCTATTCCCAGAGATGCCAACCTACTTGTATTTGCATTTAAAGGAATATCAAGCAATGACGATGCGGCTGTTCTAATGGCTTCAGCCGCTGCTGCTGCCATGCGCAGAACGCTCTCGGCCCCCGTGTCTATTTTATTCATGGACGAAGCTTCAATTCTCTCTAAGTTCGATTCGCTGATGGAACAGATTGCCAAAATAGCGGCGAACGGCTTTAAATCTGGCATCCGGCTGATGATGGCACTACAAACCCCTGCCTCGATTGCCAAGTCTCGCTTTGGAGACGAGATCTTAGCCAACATTGGTACTAAAGTGATTGGCCGGATAGAACCTGGAGATGCCAAGCATTACACACGCATTTTGGATATCCCTTCTGAATATATCAGACAGAATGCCTCAAAGAAGTTCTTTCCTAAGATCGCAGAACTGTACAGCCGTTGGATGATTATCGATAACGACGATATTACCTTTGTTCGCAGCTATGCACCGCCTCTGTTATTGGCAGCAGTTGCCAATAATCCTGAAGAGGAAGTGGCAAAGGAAGCCTTTTTAGCGGCTTATCCTGACAACCCTACTCGGGCACTACAAGAATTTGCCAAAGAGTTCATTCTAGCAGCACAGGAAAATCGGGCAATTGCCGTACCTGATGTCGATACCACAGCTAAACCTACCGTTCATTTAGACAAAGTAGAAGAAAATTATGCGTTGGCTAGCTAA
- a CDS encoding AAA family ATPase — translation MGRCNCSRGDAATRYPKAVLSKRDSHQNKVSKQAIQAATDGVNHATERVCVFKREKAERFALEHHLGEQSFSDLQSAMVSVGLVPVKDRFTTEAAIDRENATIAIMTSAQGQMRAIGSAAEVEQLTASETTLSAGQYQAILDTATSTDQYIAWQGVASAGKTYSLKLVAQLATNAGYEVTGYTPSAQVASILAEEANIASNTVSCLLHSQSQNNVEKKAIWIIDEASLLSAKDTYALLKKAKADNARVILVGDTRWLSAVEAGNPFKSLQLAGIQTCHLEESRRQKTDALRAAVVCLAAGEQLEGISRLDRAGMIYEINTSEERHSAITSDYTTLAPEARAHTLILSGTNNERLALTAQIRSTLQEENRLGRDAFEMKSLRPLDYTKPQLKYAATYRLKDVVVPVRDYRRYGMKRRVQYQVVGRDIKNNRLTLQSPEGETFLFDPATCVDKTAYEIQALPIAQGEQLRWTRNEAVEGVRNGQMVTIESISETGMATIRDSKDSVKTVDLTETQYLDYALVSTPYSNQGKPAKRVFADIDSSLSKEALYVAVSRAESALKLYTASKKKLRKIAQRSRRQLFKRASLRRRDAIQRRDASKGVEKGQNYQSLYRKYASAYPGGDVRTCDQWIAQQAIQKAIYSKNGTLSKIEVKKIALMLRQGPVAKRIQRTKGKAATHRYMKALLGKELAQQWQRSQHLDQGR, via the coding sequence ATGGGAAGATGCAATTGCAGCCGAGGAGATGCAGCTACCCGCTATCCCAAAGCAGTCTTGAGCAAACGAGATAGCCATCAAAACAAAGTCAGCAAACAGGCTATTCAAGCCGCCACAGATGGCGTCAACCATGCCACTGAAAGAGTGTGTGTGTTCAAGCGGGAGAAAGCGGAACGGTTTGCTCTTGAACATCATCTCGGGGAACAGTCTTTTTCTGATCTACAAAGTGCAATGGTTTCAGTTGGCTTAGTCCCGGTCAAAGACCGCTTCACCACAGAGGCCGCTATCGATAGAGAGAACGCCACAATTGCAATCATGACTAGCGCTCAGGGGCAGATGAGAGCGATAGGCAGTGCTGCAGAGGTTGAGCAGCTAACAGCGTCAGAAACGACGCTGAGCGCAGGGCAGTACCAAGCGATCTTAGATACGGCGACCAGCACAGACCAATATATTGCTTGGCAGGGGGTTGCTAGTGCGGGTAAGACCTATAGTCTGAAGTTAGTTGCCCAGCTTGCTACCAATGCAGGCTACGAAGTGACTGGCTATACACCTAGTGCTCAAGTTGCTAGTATTCTCGCTGAAGAAGCCAATATTGCAAGCAATACAGTCTCTTGCCTACTCCATAGCCAGAGCCAGAACAATGTTGAAAAGAAAGCAATCTGGATAATTGATGAAGCGAGTCTGTTGAGTGCTAAAGATACTTATGCGCTGCTGAAGAAGGCTAAAGCGGACAATGCCCGCGTCATTCTAGTGGGCGATACTCGTTGGCTATCCGCCGTAGAAGCAGGCAACCCATTCAAATCGTTACAGCTAGCAGGTATTCAAACCTGCCATCTAGAAGAGTCCCGCCGACAAAAGACGGACGCCCTTCGCGCTGCTGTGGTCTGCCTAGCCGCAGGTGAGCAGCTAGAAGGCATCAGCCGCTTAGACCGCGCTGGAATGATATATGAGATCAACACTAGTGAAGAACGCCATAGCGCAATCACTAGTGACTATACGACCTTAGCTCCTGAAGCTAGAGCGCACACGCTGATACTAAGCGGAACGAACAATGAGCGGCTAGCCTTAACCGCTCAGATTAGATCCACGCTACAGGAGGAAAACCGATTAGGCCGCGATGCGTTTGAGATGAAGTCGCTAAGGCCGCTAGATTACACCAAACCGCAGCTAAAGTATGCTGCTACGTACCGCCTAAAAGATGTAGTCGTACCCGTGAGAGACTATCGCCGTTATGGAATGAAGCGCCGCGTTCAGTATCAGGTTGTCGGTCGCGATATAAAAAACAATCGACTGACGCTACAAAGCCCGGAAGGAGAGACGTTCTTGTTTGACCCGGCCACCTGCGTAGATAAAACAGCTTACGAAATCCAAGCGTTGCCGATTGCTCAAGGCGAGCAGCTTCGTTGGACACGCAACGAAGCGGTTGAAGGAGTGCGTAACGGCCAAATGGTGACGATTGAATCGATTAGCGAAACAGGAATGGCAACGATAAGGGATAGTAAGGACAGTGTTAAAACAGTAGATCTCACTGAAACACAGTACCTGGACTATGCGCTAGTGAGTACACCCTATAGCAACCAGGGGAAACCCGCTAAGCGAGTATTCGCTGACATTGATAGCAGCTTAAGTAAAGAAGCTCTGTATGTTGCTGTATCACGGGCAGAATCCGCTTTGAAGCTGTACACCGCTAGCAAAAAAAAGCTACGCAAAATAGCACAACGTTCTAGGAGACAACTATTCAAGAGAGCCTCTCTCCGGCGACGAGATGCCATTCAACGACGAGATGCTAGCAAAGGTGTAGAAAAAGGCCAAAATTATCAGAGCCTATATCGCAAATATGCATCTGCTTATCCCGGTGGTGACGTGCGGACATGCGATCAGTGGATTGCACAGCAGGCCATCCAAAAAGCGATCTATTCAAAGAACGGAACACTATCAAAAATAGAGGTTAAAAAGATTGCACTGATGCTCCGTCAAGGTCCGGTAGCTAAGCGAATCCAACGTACTAAAGGCAAAGCGGCAACCCACCGCTATATGAAAGCGCTGCTTGGCAAAGAGCTAGCACAGCAATGGCAGCGATCACAACACCTCGATCAGGGACGTTAA
- the mobF gene encoding MobF family relaxase: protein MLSYANISAAQAESYYEKDDYYTKGDPGIESDTQWQGKGATVLGLEGTVDAEVFKQLLHGKRPNGASLHSTYIDPKKHRAATDYTFSAPKSVSIAALIQKDKRVIAAHDQAVTTALTVLENRYAQTRVRRGPGIRERVNTNNIIAATFRHEMSREQDPQLHTHCVVINSTQLESSKWQSLSNDEIVANQKLLGEIYQNELAVQLRQLGYEIERRGNGLFECQGYDQQLLRLFSTRSQQIEQYIERWEATLKDNGGKPLHAAQKKRATLATRVHKRSVPREVLLSGWEDAIAAEEMQLPAIPKQS, encoded by the coding sequence ATGCTTTCCTATGCCAACATCAGCGCCGCGCAAGCGGAAAGCTATTACGAGAAAGACGACTACTACACGAAAGGAGATCCCGGCATTGAGAGTGATACTCAATGGCAAGGTAAAGGAGCTACAGTGTTAGGTCTAGAGGGCACCGTCGATGCGGAGGTATTCAAACAACTCCTACATGGCAAGAGACCTAACGGAGCCTCGTTGCACTCGACTTACATAGACCCGAAGAAACACCGAGCCGCCACCGACTACACCTTTAGCGCTCCAAAGAGCGTCAGTATCGCCGCCTTGATTCAAAAAGATAAGCGCGTCATCGCTGCCCACGACCAGGCCGTCACCACCGCGCTAACCGTGCTCGAAAACCGCTACGCGCAAACGCGAGTGAGACGCGGCCCCGGCATTCGCGAACGAGTGAACACGAATAACATTATTGCCGCCACCTTCCGGCATGAAATGAGCCGCGAACAAGACCCACAACTGCACACGCACTGCGTCGTGATTAATTCCACTCAACTAGAGAGCAGTAAGTGGCAAAGCCTGTCGAACGATGAGATCGTAGCCAACCAAAAGCTACTCGGAGAGATCTATCAGAACGAACTAGCTGTGCAGTTGCGCCAACTAGGATATGAGATTGAACGACGGGGTAACGGTCTATTTGAATGCCAAGGTTATGACCAGCAGCTACTAAGGCTGTTTAGTACCCGCAGCCAGCAGATAGAGCAGTATATCGAGCGCTGGGAAGCTACCTTGAAGGATAACGGCGGTAAGCCCCTACATGCCGCGCAGAAGAAACGAGCGACATTAGCTACCCGAGTACATAAACGGAGCGTTCCAAGAGAGGTGTTGTTAAGTGGATGGGAAGATGCAATTGCAGCCGAGGAGATGCAGCTACCCGCTATCCCAAAGCAGTCTTGA
- a CDS encoding RNA-guided endonuclease TnpB family protein produces the protein MTPVTTTLKLKFFDLNQAKANMFGQTTAATTQLANELLLVPHAERKKLTTAQVVTPLKSALSNQVIRILKGKAGKRAKAFKVFWPEVNKQNWKVAKVGTTYSVSFPTVQGVKRVPIAVHPHFIDQLDDIINGDVEKGSLKLMQLRGVWYAMLSITRDVPEKKSTQRIGVDRGQNNLAVAATASGRCLFFSGVDVKHRRRRFQQLRRKLQAAGKYRAVKKLERRESRWMREVNHTISRRIVRFAQSQKADLYLEDLSNIRQTSKQRKMNRSDAGTSRHTWAYYDLETKLVYKMALAGRQVNKRPAAYTSKSDHRTGQLDGKRNGHTFTGANGYQCNADWNAAVNIAQWDGFSCPLILKEAASVMGVVASADGVFDNPLNSMNQSAQQLTLFPMSA, from the coding sequence ATGACACCAGTGACGACGACGCTAAAACTCAAGTTCTTTGACCTCAATCAGGCCAAAGCAAATATGTTTGGGCAAACGACAGCAGCGACAACGCAGTTGGCGAATGAGTTATTGCTGGTGCCTCACGCTGAGCGCAAGAAGCTGACGACAGCGCAAGTTGTCACGCCGTTAAAGTCTGCTCTATCGAATCAGGTGATTCGCATTCTGAAAGGTAAGGCAGGCAAGCGGGCCAAAGCGTTCAAAGTGTTTTGGCCAGAAGTGAACAAACAGAACTGGAAAGTGGCCAAAGTGGGCACTACCTACTCTGTTAGCTTCCCAACGGTGCAGGGTGTTAAGCGGGTGCCTATTGCAGTACATCCGCATTTTATAGATCAGCTAGACGACATCATCAACGGCGACGTTGAGAAAGGATCTCTGAAGCTAATGCAGCTACGCGGCGTCTGGTACGCGATGCTTTCTATCACTCGGGACGTTCCCGAGAAAAAAAGCACTCAGCGCATCGGCGTAGACCGGGGCCAGAATAATCTAGCCGTCGCCGCAACTGCAAGCGGGCGCTGCCTGTTCTTCTCAGGTGTTGATGTAAAGCATCGGCGTCGGCGGTTCCAACAGTTGCGGCGTAAACTGCAAGCGGCTGGCAAGTACAGAGCGGTGAAGAAACTAGAGCGGCGTGAGTCGCGGTGGATGCGTGAAGTCAATCACACCATCAGTCGTCGGATTGTCCGCTTCGCGCAGTCACAGAAGGCAGATCTATATCTAGAAGATCTCTCTAATATCCGGCAAACGTCGAAGCAGCGAAAGATGAACCGTTCTGATGCTGGCACTTCTCGCCACACCTGGGCGTACTACGACTTAGAAACAAAGCTGGTCTATAAGATGGCTTTAGCAGGCAGGCAGGTAAACAAGCGACCTGCTGCCTACACATCGAAGAGCGACCATCGGACGGGGCAATTGGATGGCAAGCGCAATGGGCATACGTTCACTGGTGCCAATGGCTATCAGTGCAATGCTGATTGGAATGCTGCCGTTAATATTGCCCAGTGGGATGGCTTTTCGTGTCCGTTGATTCTAAAAGAAGCGGCGTCTGTAATGGGCGTTGTGGCTTCAGCGGATGGGGTATTTGATAATCCCCTTAACTCCATGAATCAGTCAGCACAACAACTCACGTTGTTCCCAATGTCTGCCTAG